In Effusibacillus lacus, one DNA window encodes the following:
- the spo0A gene encoding sporulation transcription factor Spo0A, with amino-acid sequence MSQIKVLVADDNREFADLLNDFISEQRDMQVVGLAYNGNEVLEMIDTHKPDVVILDIIMPVLDGIGVLEKIQSMNLHPEPKVIMLTAFGQETITKRAVELGASYYILKPFDMDILISRIRQVVRIPSGSKQAPVMTRGKNVDASITNIIHEIGVPAHIKGYHYLREAITMVYKDVEILGSITKVLYPKIADKYNTTPSRVERAIRHAIEVAWGRGNVDAIRSVFGYTVSVGKAKPTNSEFIAMVADKLRIEAKIS; translated from the coding sequence GTGAGTCAAATTAAAGTATTGGTCGCAGACGATAACAGAGAATTCGCCGATCTACTGAACGATTTTATTTCCGAACAACGGGACATGCAGGTTGTTGGGCTTGCTTATAACGGGAATGAAGTACTTGAGATGATTGATACCCACAAGCCTGATGTTGTGATATTGGATATCATTATGCCGGTATTGGACGGAATTGGCGTTCTGGAGAAAATTCAAAGCATGAACCTGCATCCCGAACCCAAGGTCATCATGTTGACCGCTTTCGGCCAAGAAACAATTACCAAGCGTGCAGTGGAATTGGGGGCCTCTTACTATATCCTGAAACCTTTCGATATGGATATTTTGATCAGCAGAATCCGCCAGGTCGTTCGAATTCCAAGCGGCTCCAAGCAAGCTCCGGTCATGACGAGAGGCAAGAATGTCGATGCATCCATCACCAATATCATCCACGAGATTGGCGTTCCTGCCCATATCAAAGGATACCATTATCTGCGCGAAGCGATTACGATGGTATACAAGGATGTGGAAATCCTTGGATCGATTACGAAGGTTCTTTACCCGAAGATTGCCGACAAGTACAATACCACACCAAGCCGTGTGGAAAGAGCAATCCGCCACGCTATCGAGGTTGCATGGGGGCGAGGGAATGTTGATGCTATCCGCTCTGTATTCGGTTACACAGTAAGCGTAGGGAAAGCGAAGCCGACCAATTCCGAATTCATCGCGATGGTGGCCGATAAACTGCGGATTGAAGCGAAAATAAGTTAA
- a CDS encoding type II toxin-antitoxin system PemK/MazF family toxin: MVSSSLDRGDLVTIDFDPQAGHEQAGRRPALVLSPRAFNDLSGFALLCPITNTIKGWPYEVVLPDGLACSGAVLVDQVRSFDWRARRARVIGQAPKHIVEDALAKLHTLL, from the coding sequence ATGGTAAGCAGTTCTCTTGATCGCGGGGATCTGGTCACCATCGACTTCGACCCGCAAGCAGGGCATGAGCAAGCCGGTCGTAGACCGGCGCTTGTGCTTTCTCCACGCGCTTTTAATGATTTGTCTGGATTTGCACTCTTATGTCCTATTACAAACACAATTAAAGGCTGGCCGTATGAAGTTGTTTTACCGGATGGGTTAGCCTGCAGCGGCGCTGTTCTCGTTGATCAAGTACGGAGCTTTGATTGGAGAGCCAGACGCGCGCGCGTGATTGGACAAGCTCCAAAGCATATCGTAGAAGATGCGCTGGCAAAACTACACACATTGCTCTAA
- a CDS encoding AbrB/MazE/SpoVT family DNA-binding domain-containing protein translates to MQTTVFKSGNSLAVRIPAQMAENVGLDNGTAIEIFVEDGDIRIRRSKKYTLESLLALVKPENRHEEVFSDGPKGNEIW, encoded by the coding sequence ATGCAAACGACAGTTTTCAAGTCAGGAAACAGTTTGGCTGTTCGTATCCCGGCACAGATGGCAGAGAACGTTGGACTCGACAATGGCACAGCGATTGAGATTTTTGTAGAAGACGGCGACATCAGAATTCGCCGCTCAAAAAAATACACTTTGGAATCTCTTCTAGCGTTGGTGAAACCTGAGAATCGGCATGAAGAAGTGTTTTCAGACGGACCGAAAGGAAATGAGATATGGTAA
- a CDS encoding LysR family transcriptional regulator gives MELRQIEYFIEVAKREHVTEAAHALHVAQSAVSRQIANLEEELGVQLFIREGRNVRLTQVGKIFMEHVITALKELDKAKQEIEEFLDPERGTIRIGFPSSLASYTLPSIISAFRNRHPHVGFQLRQGSYKYLIQGVSKGEFDLALVGPVPTNEKEVKGKILFQEKIVALLPWNHPLADQPSLRLSELQNDSFILFPEGFILRDLVNQACQQMNFKPNVSFEGEDIDAIKGLVAAGLGVTLLPEVTLNDNLPTGTVRLPIREPNITRTVGVIIPANRELPPSEKLFYDFLKEFFSVLNRFV, from the coding sequence ATGGAACTGAGGCAAATTGAATATTTTATCGAAGTGGCCAAGCGGGAGCATGTGACGGAGGCAGCGCACGCCCTGCATGTAGCCCAATCGGCCGTCAGCAGGCAAATTGCCAACCTGGAAGAAGAATTGGGAGTTCAGTTGTTTATCCGGGAAGGACGGAACGTCCGGCTTACACAAGTTGGAAAAATTTTCATGGAACACGTGATAACCGCACTGAAGGAACTTGACAAAGCCAAACAGGAGATCGAGGAGTTTCTGGACCCGGAAAGAGGAACCATTCGAATCGGGTTTCCCAGCAGTCTCGCGTCCTATACTCTTCCTTCCATTATATCGGCTTTTCGGAATCGGCATCCCCATGTTGGTTTCCAGCTGCGTCAAGGGTCTTACAAATATCTGATCCAAGGCGTCAGCAAAGGGGAATTTGACTTGGCTTTGGTAGGCCCCGTCCCCACTAATGAGAAAGAGGTAAAAGGCAAAATTCTGTTCCAGGAAAAAATCGTGGCCCTGCTCCCATGGAACCATCCGTTGGCCGATCAACCCTCCCTCCGGCTGAGTGAGCTGCAGAACGATTCCTTCATCCTGTTCCCCGAGGGATTTATCCTGCGGGATCTAGTCAATCAAGCTTGCCAGCAGATGAACTTCAAACCTAATGTTTCCTTTGAAGGAGAAGACATTGACGCAATTAAAGGCTTAGTCGCCGCAGGACTGGGGGTTACCCTGCTCCCGGAGGTCACCCTGAACGACAATTTGCCAACAGGTACTGTTCGCCTCCCGATCCGGGAGCCCAATATCACAAGAACGGTGGGGGTCATTATTCCGGCCAACCGGGAGCTTCCCCCTTCCGAGAAACTGTTTTACGATTTTCTGAAAGAGTTCTTTTCCGTTCTAAACAGGTTCGTTTAA